From one Flavobacterium kingsejongi genomic stretch:
- the yidD gene encoding membrane protein insertion efficiency factor YidD has product MIKKIIIFPFIVLIRFYQGAISPFTPAVCRYTPTCSHYAAEALQKHGLFKGGWLALKRIGSCHPWGGSGYDPVP; this is encoded by the coding sequence TTGATTAAAAAAATAATCATATTCCCTTTTATAGTTTTGATCCGGTTTTACCAGGGTGCCATTTCACCATTTACACCTGCAGTATGCCGCTACACTCCTACCTGCTCCCATTATGCCGCTGAGGCCTTACAGAAACACGGGTTATTCAAAGGAGGATGGCTGGCACTAAAACGCATAGGCAGTTGCCATCCCTGGGGAGGCAGTGGTTATGATCCTGTACCCTGA
- the folE gene encoding GTP cyclohydrolase I FolE has product MIHNEDFSDEIGDNHIATNAVNPLRKDAFDISDDQKIERIKKDVENILNTLGMDLTDDSMKGTPNRVAKMFVKEIFGGLNPAKKPSASTFDNNYKYGEMLVEKNITLYSTCEHHLLPIIGRAHIGYISNGTVVGLSKMNRIVDYFAKRPQVQERLTMQIVQELQKVLGTDSVACVIDAKHLCVNSRGIRDIESSTVTSEFGGKFKEEQTRREFLNYIQLDTKF; this is encoded by the coding sequence ATGATCCATAACGAAGATTTTTCAGACGAAATTGGAGACAATCATATCGCAACAAATGCAGTAAATCCCCTGAGAAAAGATGCTTTTGATATTTCAGACGACCAAAAAATTGAGCGTATAAAAAAAGACGTAGAAAACATTCTAAATACCCTGGGAATGGACCTTACAGATGACAGCATGAAAGGAACCCCAAACCGGGTTGCTAAAATGTTTGTCAAGGAAATTTTTGGAGGACTTAATCCAGCCAAAAAACCAAGTGCCTCTACTTTTGATAACAATTATAAATATGGGGAAATGTTGGTTGAAAAGAACATTACTCTTTATTCCACCTGTGAGCACCACCTTTTACCTATTATAGGCAGGGCCCATATTGGCTATATTTCAAATGGTACTGTAGTCGGATTATCTAAAATGAACCGCATTGTCGATTATTTTGCAAAAAGACCACAGGTACAGGAAAGACTAACCATGCAAATCGTACAGGAACTTCAGAAGGTATTAGGTACGGATAGCGTAGCTTGTGTGATCGATGCTAAACACCTTTGCGTAAACTCCAGAGGAATCCGCGATATTGAAAGCAGCACGGTAACGTCTGAATTCGGCGGAAAATTCAAAGAAGAACAAACCCGCAGGGAATTCCTGAACTATATCCAGCTGGATACTAAGTTTTAA
- the cysS gene encoding cysteine--tRNA ligase, with product MPLYKNQTIKLYNSLSGEKEVFRPIHEGNVGMYVCGPTVYNLVHLGNCRTFISFDLIFRYLKHLDYKVRYVRNITDVGHIVDDEDEGEDKIGKKARLEQLEPMEVVQRYTVDFHQILELFNNLPPSIEPTATGHIIEQIEIIKKIIDNGLAYVVNGSVYFDVLKYNETHHYGILSGRNIDDMLANTRELAGQSEKKNPQDFALWKKAEPEHIMRWPSPWSDGFPGWHLECTAMSTKYLGNHFDIHGGGMDLKFPHHECEIAQNEACTGHTPVNYWMHANMLTLNGKKMSKSTGNNILPREIFTGNNAALSKAFSPAVARFFMLQAHYRSILDFSNDAILAAEKGFNRLMEALESTAEINPAKTSTLNIETWKQSCYDAMNDDFNSPILIANLFEGVRYINLLKESKETLTAEDLKTIEKTMNAFVFDVLGLADKNISNDQTEKLEGIVNMLITMRNEARANKDFALSDQIRDQLITLGIQLKDGKDGTTFSVN from the coding sequence ATGCCATTATATAAAAATCAAACTATAAAATTATACAATTCTTTATCGGGAGAAAAAGAAGTTTTCAGGCCAATACACGAAGGTAATGTTGGAATGTATGTTTGTGGACCTACCGTTTACAATTTAGTACACCTGGGAAATTGTAGAACTTTTATTTCTTTTGATTTAATATTCCGATACCTGAAACACCTGGATTATAAAGTACGGTATGTCCGTAATATTACGGATGTAGGCCATATTGTGGATGACGAAGATGAAGGAGAAGATAAGATTGGGAAAAAGGCACGTTTGGAACAATTGGAACCGATGGAAGTCGTACAGCGCTATACGGTTGATTTTCATCAGATCCTGGAATTATTCAACAATCTCCCACCGAGTATTGAACCTACTGCCACGGGCCACATTATCGAACAAATCGAAATTATCAAGAAAATTATCGATAATGGCCTCGCCTATGTTGTAAATGGCTCTGTCTATTTTGATGTATTAAAATATAATGAAACCCATCATTACGGTATCTTAAGCGGTCGTAATATAGACGATATGCTCGCCAATACCCGAGAACTTGCCGGGCAATCGGAGAAAAAGAATCCTCAGGATTTTGCTTTATGGAAAAAAGCAGAACCGGAACATATCATGCGATGGCCTTCCCCGTGGAGCGATGGTTTTCCGGGCTGGCATTTGGAATGTACCGCTATGAGTACAAAATACCTGGGCAATCATTTTGATATTCATGGAGGCGGTATGGATTTAAAATTCCCGCATCATGAATGTGAAATTGCACAAAATGAAGCCTGCACAGGCCATACACCGGTAAATTACTGGATGCATGCCAATATGCTTACGCTGAATGGTAAAAAAATGTCAAAATCTACAGGAAACAATATCCTGCCAAGAGAAATCTTCACAGGAAACAATGCTGCCCTAAGCAAAGCATTCTCCCCTGCTGTAGCACGTTTTTTTATGCTGCAGGCACATTACAGAAGTATACTGGATTTTTCAAATGACGCTATACTGGCTGCCGAAAAAGGATTTAACCGCCTGATGGAAGCCCTGGAAAGCACGGCTGAAATAAATCCCGCTAAAACATCAACACTGAACATCGAAACCTGGAAACAATCCTGCTATGATGCTATGAATGATGACTTTAACAGCCCTATCCTGATAGCTAACTTATTTGAAGGCGTACGCTATATCAATCTGCTAAAAGAATCTAAGGAAACACTTACTGCAGAAGATTTAAAAACAATCGAAAAAACAATGAACGCTTTTGTTTTTGACGTTTTAGGCCTTGCTGACAAAAATATATCGAACGACCAGACCGAAAAACTGGAAGGAATCGTGAACATGCTTATCACAATGCGAAACGAAGCAAGAGCGAATAAGGATTTTGCACTTTCCGATCAAATTCGGGACCAATTGATTACATTGGGTATCCAGTTAAAAGATGGTAAAGACGGTACTACATTTTCCGTCAATTAA
- the istB gene encoding IS21-like element helper ATPase IstB — MNESTVTKMKQMKLYGMFNAFKTAIESGKTDHYTLDQFVSMIIDAEWDERYNRRIERSITNAKFHYKSNIESINFDVSRNLDRNMVLRLAECEFIEKNENILITGSTGVGKSYLGTALGYQACIQGFKVSYFNTLKLFARLKMAKADGTCLRELTKIQRQDVIILDDFGLQALDSHNRITLLEIIEDRHNNGSIIVTSQIPVQGWYDIIGEKTIADAILDRLIHQSHRLELHGESMRKKRGINKE, encoded by the coding sequence ATGAATGAATCCACAGTAACCAAAATGAAACAAATGAAGCTTTATGGCATGTTTAATGCTTTTAAAACAGCCATTGAAAGCGGGAAAACAGATCATTATACCCTTGACCAGTTTGTATCGATGATTATTGATGCAGAATGGGATGAAAGGTACAATCGTCGTATTGAACGAAGTATCACTAATGCCAAATTCCATTACAAATCAAATATTGAAAGTATCAATTTTGATGTATCACGTAACCTGGACCGAAACATGGTACTGCGTCTGGCAGAATGCGAATTTATAGAGAAAAACGAAAACATTTTAATCACTGGAAGCACCGGTGTCGGTAAAAGTTATTTAGGTACTGCATTAGGTTATCAAGCCTGTATACAGGGTTTTAAGGTAAGTTATTTTAATACCTTAAAATTGTTCGCTAGACTAAAAATGGCTAAAGCAGATGGTACTTGTCTACGGGAACTTACCAAAATACAAAGACAGGATGTTATAATACTTGATGATTTTGGACTCCAGGCACTTGACAGCCATAACCGAATTACTCTTTTAGAGATCATAGAGGACAGGCATAATAACGGCTCTATAATCGTGACATCACAAATACCAGTTCAAGGCTGGTATGATATAATTGGAGAAAAAACGATAGCCGATGCAATATTAGACAGACTTATACACCAATCTCATAGGCTTGAATTACATGGAGAATCCATGAGAAAGAAAAGAGGAATAAACAAAGAGTGA
- the lgt gene encoding prolipoprotein diacylglyceryl transferase, whose protein sequence is MTHPLGIVWNPSEGIAIGSFTIRFYSLMFVVAFALGWYIMKKIFEREDESIEKLDSLFIYTVIATLIGARLGHVFFYDWPYFKNHLLEIFLPVKFEPEFHFTGFAGLASHGAAIAIILTMYYYSKNIIRRPLLWVLDRVVLPVASGAIFVRLGNFLNSEIYGHVTSGDSPFAVKFIREEEFWQNHDLNQITQTSNTNQAYKLIQNDPQFAEYLNAIPFRHPAQLYEAFGYIFVFAILYFLYWKTDARKKTGYLFGVFLVTLWTVRFIVEFVKQSQGGFEGENPILLTGQWLSIPFIIAGLYFMIKAKKNPDII, encoded by the coding sequence ATGACACATCCCTTAGGAATTGTTTGGAATCCTTCAGAAGGTATCGCCATAGGTTCATTTACCATTCGCTTTTACAGCCTCATGTTTGTCGTTGCCTTTGCTTTAGGCTGGTACATCATGAAGAAAATCTTTGAAAGAGAAGATGAGTCTATCGAAAAATTAGACTCCCTATTCATTTATACCGTTATCGCTACATTGATTGGAGCACGTTTGGGACATGTTTTCTTCTATGACTGGCCCTATTTTAAAAATCACTTATTGGAGATTTTTCTGCCGGTTAAATTTGAGCCTGAATTCCACTTCACAGGATTTGCCGGATTAGCCAGTCATGGTGCGGCTATAGCCATCATCCTGACGATGTATTATTACAGTAAAAATATCATCCGAAGACCGCTCTTATGGGTACTGGATCGTGTTGTACTTCCCGTTGCCAGTGGTGCTATTTTTGTACGTTTAGGTAATTTTTTAAATTCAGAAATTTATGGCCATGTGACTTCAGGCGATTCACCATTTGCAGTAAAATTCATTCGGGAAGAAGAATTCTGGCAAAATCATGACTTAAACCAGATCACCCAAACCAGCAACACTAATCAGGCCTACAAACTCATCCAAAATGATCCGCAGTTTGCAGAATACCTTAATGCCATCCCTTTCAGGCATCCGGCACAATTGTATGAAGCATTTGGCTACATCTTTGTTTTTGCCATCTTATATTTCCTCTACTGGAAAACCGATGCGCGTAAAAAAACGGGATACTTGTTCGGTGTATTTTTAGTAACCTTATGGACTGTTCGTTTTATCGTGGAGTTTGTTAAACAAAGCCAGGGAGGCTTTGAAGGCGAGAATCCCATACTGCTCACAGGTCAATGGCTGAGTATTCCATTTATTATCGCAGGCTTGTATTTCATGATTAAGGCAAAGAAAAATCCAGATATCATTTAA
- a CDS encoding T9SS type B sorting domain-containing protein, translating to MKKLLLLFFNLLFFSVFAQNYNMSNAPVNTCAGTFYDSGGATGNYGNNQNFTKTFCPTTPGAGIRLNFSAFNLGTGDVMTIYNGPNTTSPAFGTYSGTDSPSVVQATTENPTGCITVQFTSDASVTGTGWVAAVSCIVPCQAINAVFNGSSPAQDADGVIRICQNTAVTFNGSATFSSSGVGATYTWDFNNGSTGTGASATTTFVNPGVYRVNLLVRDANNCTNQNFLNIIVQVSTTPDFTGTTGPGEICFGDPATLTGVVTAVPFNYQCTPPVSGTTFLPDGSGVSYQTSVTVDCFSSGQTLTNINQLQQICLNMEHSYLGDLEITITSPSGQVAILKPYNGTGGGGGGLHLGHPFDPGGTAEDVAAGPGIGLDYCFSMSGTTFLVNGATIPSTNTPGNTVAPGTYLPTGSFASLIGSPLNGNWTITVTDNLASDNGYIFSWGLTFDPALVPGDLSFTPTIVSATWDVGTGNPVTITPTTEGEHCYTYTAIDNFDCEYHHVVCVNVQPEILLGTPKNFEFCTPPPATIDLTENTPLVLGALNPGDYLVSYFHSQADANTNFSPIFPDNAYVSTQTETIYIRVESFNSGCFKTVPFQIIFGAVTTIGTLPNLSICDENPNDGIGVFNLTSQNAAALNGQNPANYTVSYYNNQADADAGLNAIGTPATYTGNNNEVIYVRVVGSTPTCFATTSFTLFVIPTSVIFDPAPMHVCDENLNYDGFSTFMLTNNNAAITGGNPDLVVSYYATQADAALGAPSLALRSPYPNIVPNTQTVYVRVVNVNAPPTGPQCPAFTTLVLIVDPRPLINTNVSNYALCDYDNPGDGIEVFDLTTKNAELIANATGMVITYYTSQADATGGTNVIAVPTAHVGGPDDIIWFRVENTATGCFSVGSFHIIVNPLPTVVQPTTLFACSDGINPNVSVFNLSTKNNEITGGATGVTVSYYYTQADADSATSPLPLLYTSDGNNPQTIYVRVQNDATTCYDTTTLQLEIIPGPVAITPEPLTYCDPNSDGYGMFNLADVIAAVTGGATGVTVTFHETPEDADNSINPINTTLPYNNVTPWLQTIYVNVHSTLTPCYDIVELQLIVYPTPIATDPTPYELCDDDGTIDGVHLFNLTTKTPEILGTLDPAQHTVSYFTSQANAVGNISPILNVLSYPNTSNPQTLYVRVEHNTTGCFDIVQLILRVNPLPVATLPSLYVLCDDVSGDGVEVFDLGTKVPEIVGTQIGMVVTFFFDEAAANAGTAPLPYIYTNQVPYAQTIVAVVTNPATGCVSRTFLDLRVSPIPTPMPPTENYTVCDADGDGYAFFDLTTLTQDIIDGAPGVSVTYYETETNAQNGNTGILDETTFQNSVAFMQTIWVRIENDDTGCFRIFPIVLEVKAAPVVPTLSDLTVCDTNQDGFAPFNLNLQTPIIQAANPGGTYTIRYYVSLANAEQGVPAISSPGAFINSVNPQPIWVRIEDTATGCFDIGTFNVKVNLPPVVTAPTRLYVCDDNGRAIFDITVKNQEIIGAGNDVSLYTFEFYPTPADAQAGTGLITDPQHFDNAAYPLGPHTFGVKVINNATGCFSFTTLTYVILPLPNVATTVAPFELCDNNNPGDGIEEFDLTSYEPVIAGSEVNLTFGYYLTPEDALAETNAIPTAQITAYPAGPLTTIYVRATNSLSPGRCGVVVELVLKVNPLPTVHNSNFVMCETDGNGQEVFDLAGHVPTILGSNDPTQVPPQDPADYTVTYYLNATDAQNGVGALPNMYQNVTIPQQTIAVKVVNNATGCIRIADLILLVEDAAVATKPADVTQCDEDGTNDGQIAYDLTTLDAIVRGTQTPVADFPVSYHTSESDAIAGVNAITDATAHMVGPLTTIWIRIVNGQTTTPCVATTSIVFTINKLPEPIINNGKGVICVDSTNGNVLSELVLTIEPASYTTATHSFQWYLGGTAIVGATGNTYSASEIGDYTVQVTDTATGCVSLMSPVSVVGQSGPAVFTTTVSGAFSDEQTLTVNVTGGYGDYVFQLDEGTPQTSNVFTNVTPGVHNVKVIDQNGCDFNAPVEVIAINYPHYFTPNGDGYHDTWNIIGLENQPNAKIYIFDRYGKLLKQISSTSEGWNGTYNGQLLPSTDYWFTVTFEEDGQTREFKAHFSLKR from the coding sequence ATGAAGAAGCTTTTACTCTTATTTTTTAATTTATTATTCTTTTCTGTATTTGCTCAAAATTATAACATGAGCAACGCGCCAGTTAATACTTGTGCGGGGACATTTTATGATTCTGGGGGAGCTACCGGGAATTATGGGAATAATCAGAATTTTACAAAAACATTTTGTCCAACGACACCCGGGGCAGGGATACGACTGAACTTCTCAGCGTTTAATCTCGGTACGGGTGATGTAATGACGATATATAATGGTCCTAACACGACATCTCCGGCATTCGGGACATATTCCGGGACAGATAGCCCTAGTGTCGTTCAGGCTACTACGGAAAACCCAACAGGATGTATCACGGTTCAGTTTACATCGGATGCATCAGTAACCGGCACAGGCTGGGTTGCTGCAGTTTCTTGTATAGTACCTTGTCAGGCTATTAATGCCGTTTTTAACGGTTCTTCGCCGGCACAGGATGCAGATGGTGTTATTCGAATCTGCCAAAATACGGCGGTTACTTTTAATGGTTCTGCAACCTTTTCTTCAAGCGGTGTAGGAGCAACCTATACATGGGATTTTAATAATGGAAGTACCGGTACCGGAGCTTCTGCTACTACAACTTTTGTGAACCCAGGTGTTTACAGGGTAAATTTATTAGTACGGGATGCTAATAACTGTACCAATCAGAATTTTTTAAATATTATTGTCCAGGTTTCGACCACCCCGGATTTTACAGGGACCACTGGACCCGGTGAAATTTGTTTTGGGGATCCCGCGACCTTGACAGGAGTGGTCACTGCAGTGCCCTTTAATTATCAGTGTACTCCACCGGTAAGTGGTACTACATTTCTTCCTGATGGGTCTGGAGTATCCTATCAAACTTCAGTAACGGTAGATTGTTTCTCTTCGGGACAGACATTGACCAATATCAATCAATTACAGCAGATCTGTCTTAATATGGAACATTCCTATTTAGGAGATTTGGAGATTACTATAACCAGTCCAAGCGGACAGGTAGCCATTTTGAAACCTTACAATGGTACAGGCGGTGGTGGTGGTGGCCTGCATTTAGGGCATCCTTTTGATCCGGGAGGAACAGCAGAGGATGTGGCAGCAGGACCCGGTATAGGCTTGGATTATTGTTTTTCCATGTCAGGAACCACCTTTTTAGTGAATGGAGCAACCATTCCATCTACAAATACACCAGGAAATACAGTTGCACCAGGGACCTATTTACCAACAGGATCATTTGCATCTTTAATTGGTAGCCCTTTGAATGGTAACTGGACGATTACTGTTACAGATAACCTGGCCAGTGATAATGGTTATATTTTTTCCTGGGGATTGACTTTTGATCCTGCTTTAGTACCTGGAGACCTCTCTTTTACACCGACCATTGTTTCTGCAACATGGGATGTTGGTACGGGGAATCCTGTGACGATTACTCCAACTACGGAAGGAGAACATTGTTATACCTATACTGCAATTGATAATTTTGATTGTGAATATCATCATGTAGTATGTGTGAACGTACAGCCGGAAATTCTTTTAGGAACGCCTAAGAATTTTGAATTTTGTACACCACCACCAGCAACAATTGATTTAACAGAAAATACGCCACTTGTCCTTGGAGCATTAAATCCAGGGGATTATTTAGTAAGCTATTTCCATAGTCAGGCTGATGCCAATACTAACTTTAGCCCAATATTTCCGGATAATGCTTATGTAAGTACGCAAACGGAAACTATTTATATCCGCGTTGAGAGTTTTAATAGTGGCTGTTTTAAAACAGTTCCTTTCCAAATCATATTCGGCGCAGTGACAACAATCGGTACTTTACCGAATTTAAGTATTTGTGATGAGAATCCGAATGATGGTATTGGTGTTTTCAATTTAACAAGCCAGAATGCTGCGGCATTAAACGGCCAGAATCCAGCGAATTATACGGTTTCTTATTATAACAACCAGGCGGATGCGGATGCAGGGCTCAATGCAATTGGAACTCCGGCTACTTATACCGGAAACAACAATGAGGTAATCTATGTAAGAGTAGTAGGTTCAACACCTACCTGTTTTGCTACAACCAGCTTTACCCTTTTTGTAATCCCTACTTCCGTTATTTTCGATCCTGCCCCGATGCATGTTTGTGATGAGAACCTGAATTATGACGGATTCTCAACGTTTATGCTAACGAATAACAATGCTGCAATCACGGGTGGTAACCCAGATCTTGTAGTGTCCTATTATGCTACCCAGGCCGATGCGGCTTTGGGAGCCCCATCATTAGCGTTACGGTCACCATATCCTAACATTGTCCCTAATACACAAACTGTTTATGTTCGTGTAGTGAATGTAAATGCACCACCAACAGGACCACAATGTCCGGCATTTACCACTTTGGTACTGATAGTTGATCCACGACCACTGATCAATACCAACGTTTCCAATTATGCACTTTGTGATTATGACAATCCAGGGGATGGTATCGAGGTTTTTGACCTTACCACTAAAAATGCAGAGTTAATCGCAAATGCTACCGGCATGGTGATTACGTATTATACGAGCCAGGCAGATGCTACGGGAGGAACCAATGTTATTGCGGTACCCACAGCACATGTTGGTGGTCCGGATGATATTATCTGGTTCCGGGTAGAGAATACTGCTACAGGATGTTTCTCTGTAGGGTCATTCCATATTATTGTTAATCCACTACCAACAGTAGTGCAGCCAACAACTTTATTTGCGTGTAGCGATGGAATCAACCCTAACGTTTCCGTATTTAACCTGTCCACAAAAAATAATGAGATTACAGGCGGAGCTACCGGAGTGACAGTAAGTTATTACTACACCCAGGCCGATGCCGATAGTGCGACTTCCCCATTACCATTATTATATACCAGCGATGGTAATAACCCACAGACCATTTATGTACGGGTGCAAAATGATGCCACTACCTGTTATGATACAACGACCTTACAACTGGAGATCATCCCGGGTCCGGTAGCCATCACCCCGGAGCCGCTGACCTATTGTGATCCTAACAGTGACGGTTATGGTATGTTCAACCTTGCCGATGTAATTGCTGCTGTAACTGGTGGAGCCACCGGAGTGACAGTAACCTTCCATGAAACACCGGAAGATGCCGATAACTCGATCAACCCGATCAATACGACTTTACCTTACAATAACGTAACACCATGGCTTCAGACCATCTATGTGAATGTACATTCTACCCTGACGCCTTGTTACGATATCGTGGAATTGCAACTGATCGTATATCCTACACCAATTGCTACAGATCCGACACCTTATGAGCTTTGTGATGATGATGGTACTATTGATGGGGTACACCTGTTTAACCTGACCACTAAAACTCCAGAGATTCTTGGGACTTTAGATCCGGCGCAGCATACCGTTAGCTACTTTACTTCCCAGGCGAATGCCGTAGGAAATATCAGCCCGATCCTTAATGTTCTATCCTATCCAAATACCAGTAATCCTCAGACGCTTTATGTGCGTGTAGAGCATAACACTACCGGATGTTTTGATATTGTACAACTTATTTTAAGAGTTAATCCACTTCCGGTGGCTACTTTACCTAGCCTTTATGTGCTTTGTGATGATGTTTCTGGAGATGGAGTAGAGGTTTTTGATCTTGGAACCAAAGTTCCTGAGATCGTAGGTACCCAAATAGGCATGGTGGTTACATTCTTCTTTGATGAAGCTGCTGCCAATGCAGGAACGGCGCCACTACCTTATATCTATACCAATCAGGTGCCTTATGCCCAAACGATAGTAGCCGTAGTTACCAATCCTGCTACAGGATGTGTATCACGTACCTTCTTAGATTTAAGGGTAAGCCCAATCCCAACACCAATGCCACCGACAGAAAACTATACTGTTTGTGATGCTGATGGCGATGGATATGCATTTTTTGACCTTACGACTTTAACTCAGGACATCATCGATGGTGCTCCAGGAGTAAGTGTTACCTATTATGAGACAGAAACCAATGCCCAAAATGGCAATACAGGTATTTTAGATGAGACTACATTCCAGAATTCAGTTGCTTTTATGCAAACGATCTGGGTGCGTATTGAGAATGATGATACCGGTTGTTTCCGTATATTCCCAATTGTATTGGAAGTGAAAGCTGCTCCGGTAGTTCCAACTTTATCTGATCTTACCGTTTGTGATACCAATCAGGATGGATTTGCTCCATTTAACCTGAACCTTCAGACGCCAATCATACAGGCCGCTAATCCGGGTGGTACCTATACGATCCGTTATTATGTTTCGTTAGCCAATGCAGAACAAGGTGTTCCAGCTATCAGTAGCCCTGGAGCTTTTATCAACTCTGTAAATCCACAACCGATCTGGGTGCGTATTGAAGATACCGCTACAGGCTGTTTCGACATCGGTACATTCAATGTTAAGGTGAACCTGCCACCGGTAGTTACAGCCCCAACACGATTGTATGTTTGTGATGATAATGGGCGTGCGATTTTTGATATCACGGTTAAAAACCAGGAAATCATAGGAGCAGGAAACGATGTATCCTTGTATACTTTTGAATTCTATCCGACCCCGGCAGATGCTCAGGCAGGAACAGGACTGATTACCGATCCACAACATTTTGATAATGCAGCTTATCCTTTAGGGCCACATACATTTGGCGTAAAAGTGATCAATAATGCAACAGGATGTTTCAGTTTTACTACTTTAACTTACGTAATCCTTCCACTTCCAAATGTAGCTACCACAGTAGCCCCATTTGAATTGTGTGATAACAATAACCCTGGAGATGGTATTGAAGAATTTGACCTTACCTCTTACGAACCTGTTATTGCAGGTTCAGAAGTGAATCTTACCTTCGGTTACTACCTGACACCGGAAGATGCTTTGGCCGAAACCAATGCCATCCCAACAGCTCAGATTACAGCATATCCGGCAGGACCATTGACCACGATCTATGTTCGTGCTACGAATTCACTAAGCCCAGGGCGATGTGGTGTAGTAGTGGAACTGGTTCTGAAAGTGAATCCGCTTCCGACAGTTCATAACTCGAACTTTGTAATGTGTGAAACCGATGGCAATGGGCAGGAGGTATTTGACCTTGCAGGACATGTGCCAACGATTTTAGGATCGAATGACCCAACTCAGGTACCGCCTCAGGATCCTGCAGATTATACCGTAACGTATTACCTGAATGCTACAGATGCACAAAATGGTGTTGGCGCATTGCCGAATATGTACCAGAATGTGACTATCCCGCAACAGACTATTGCTGTAAAAGTGGTGAACAACGCTACGGGTTGTATCCGCATTGCTGACCTGATCTTATTGGTTGAAGATGCAGCCGTGGCTACTAAACCGGCAGATGTTACCCAGTGTGATGAAGACGGTACTAATGATGGCCAGATTGCTTATGACCTGACTACTCTTGATGCTATTGTTCGGGGTACACAAACTCCGGTAGCAGACTTCCCGGTAAGCTATCACACTTCTGAGTCCGATGCTATAGCAGGTGTGAATGCCATTACCGATGCAACAGCGCATATGGTTGGTCCTTTGACTACGATCTGGATCCGTATTGTAAACGGTCAGACTACGACTCCATGTGTGGCTACTACTTCGATAGTATTTACCATCAATAAACTACCGGAACCGATTATCAATAATGGTAAGGGAGTGATTTGTGTGGATTCTACCAATGGTAATGTATTGTCTGAATTAGTATTGACAATTGAGCCTGCGAGTTATACTACGGCTACTCATAGTTTCCAATGGTATTTAGGAGGAACAGCAATTGTAGGAGCTACAGGGAATACCTATTCCGCAAGTGAAATTGGAGACTACACGGTACAGGTAACAGATACCGCTACAGGATGTGTTTCTTTAATGTCACCAGTTTCAGTAGTAGGACAATCCGGCCCGGCAGTATTCACTACTACGGTAAGCGGAGCATTCTCTGATGAGCAAACCCTTACAGTGAATGTAACAGGCGGTTATGGCGACTATGTATTCCAGTTGGATGAAGGTACACCACAGACGAGCAATGTGTTTACTAACGTAACGCCAGGGGTTCATAATGTGAAGGTAATTGACCAGAATGGATGTGACTTTAATGCTCCGGTAGAGGTTATTGCCATCAACTATCCGCATTACTTTACGCCTAATGGAGACGGTTACCACGATACCTGGAATATTATAGGACTGGAGAACCAACCTAACGCAAAAATTTATATATTTGACCGATACGGCAAATTACTAAAACAAATCAGCAGCACCTCAGAAGGATGGAATGGAACCTACAACGGTCAACTACTTCCATCAACAGATTACTGGTTCACTGTGACATTTGAAGAAGATGGACAAACAAGAGAATTTAAAGCTCACTTCTCATTAAAACGATAA